A DNA window from Camelina sativa cultivar DH55 chromosome 13, Cs, whole genome shotgun sequence contains the following coding sequences:
- the LOC104736800 gene encoding pre-rRNA-processing protein TSR2-like has product MNQNANVPVEVIGDEEVAMLHEGIGLILSRWTAMRAAVENGWGGKNSQAKAENTISQIFDHFTLSKDPMDYDRLVDILENGLNELNTEADDGSPEEVTESLLDLYQECCVGNFQMVEKLRATKVKAKASVVKVANGNDEDDEESDHDDDDEDTSMNDDQTTDMMVDASENSSSRKPEAMPVDEAAADDGWTVVPSRKNKGKKN; this is encoded by the exons aTGAATCAGAACGCTAATGTACCGGTAGAAGTGATTGGTGATGAGGAGGTGGCCATGCTGCACGAAGGAATCGGTTTGATACTTTCGCGGTGGACTGCTATGAGAGCCGCCGTCGAAAACGGTTGGGGCGGCAAAAATTCTCAAGCGAAAGCTGAGAACACCATCTCCCAAATTTTCGATCATTTCACCTTATCAAaag ATCCAATGGACTATGATCGGTTAGTTGATATTCTAGAGAATGGTCTTAATGAGCTTAATACAGAGGCTGATGATGGAAGCCCCGAAGAG GTGACAGAGTCACTACTGGATTTGTACCAAGAATGCTGTGTTGGTAACTTCCAAATGGTTGAGAAACTAAGGGCTACTAAAGTTAAGGCGAAAGCAAGTGTTGTCAAG GTTGCAAATGGtaatgatgaggatgatgaggaaaGCGAtcacgacgatgatgatgaggatactAGCATGAATGATGATCAAACCACAGACATGATGGTGGATGCATCTGAGAACAGCTCAAGCCGTAAACCAGAAGCCATGCCCGTTGATGAAGCAGCAGCTGATGATGGCTGGACGGTAGTTCCATCTAGAAAAAACAAGGGAAAGAAAAATTAA